From the Polaribacter gangjinensis genome, the window CGGCACATAAATTCGATGGATGATTTTGCCGTTTTCCAATTCGTAAGCATGATCATAAATTACTTCAGGTAGTTCAGTTTCTAGCAATGTTTTTAAAGAGAGCAATTGATCATAATACAGCAGATTCATCAATTCATCAGTATGTTCTAAATCCAAACAAATCATAGCTTGTTTTTTATCAGCTACAAATTTGAGGGCAACTCCTTTAATTTTTGTATTGTATAACAACCATTTTCTGGGAAAAGATTTTCCAAAACTTGTCCAAAATTCCTTTCGTAAAAGTGCTGCTTCTTCCTTTGAAAACATTTATATCAAGCTAAAGAAATCAAAATTGAAACAATAATTGCTAAAATGTAGTAGAAGTAATGGGTAAATTTTAAGATTTCTTTTTTATTTTCTTGTAAAAAACTCATTGACATAAGTTCATTTTCTTCATTTATGTTTGAATGAATAAACATATTTACAAATCGTATCAATATAAAATGAT encodes:
- a CDS encoding DUF4268 domain-containing protein; the encoded protein is MFSKEEAALLRKEFWTSFGKSFPRKWLLYNTKIKGVALKFVADKKQAMICLDLEHTDELMNLLYYDQLLSLKTLLETELPEVIYDHAYELENGKIIHRIYVPFEEKFNIHNKNTWRACYEFFVEKMAILEAFFYEYEEVIKNV